One Vibrio tapetis subsp. tapetis DNA segment encodes these proteins:
- the tnpA gene encoding IS200/IS605 family transposase, with protein sequence MVNMYEWRTGRSCLFKNNAHLVFVTKYRRGVFTKEMLDRTKEIMKETCKQMDCELLEFGGEHDHVHLMVSIHPKVAVSNLVGKLKGKSSYMLRREYWERIKTMLWGNHFWSPSYCVVSCGGASLDVVKQYIENQSTPPSESAVKTSRALSQRKD encoded by the coding sequence ATGGTTAATATGTACGAATGGAGAACAGGCAGAAGCTGCCTTTTTAAGAACAATGCGCACCTAGTCTTTGTTACTAAATATCGTAGAGGTGTTTTCACCAAAGAGATGTTGGATAGAACCAAAGAAATAATGAAGGAAACGTGTAAGCAAATGGATTGTGAACTATTAGAGTTCGGTGGTGAACATGATCACGTTCACTTGATGGTGTCTATTCACCCGAAGGTAGCTGTATCGAACTTGGTTGGTAAGCTGAAAGGGAAATCGTCATACATGCTAAGGCGCGAGTATTGGGAGCGCATAAAGACAATGCTTTGGGGTAATCACTTTTGGTCGCCTAGCTATTGTGTTGTGTCATGTGGTGGTGCGAGTTTGGACGTTGTTAAACAGTACATCGAAAACCAAAGTACACCACCAAGTGAAAGCGCCGTAAAAACGTCACGCGCTTTAAGTCAGAGAAAAGACTAG
- a CDS encoding GNAT family N-acetyltransferase — protein MTIKCISWQQALPVRHQVLWPTKAPDFCKIEGDELAYYYGYFVKNQLVAVASIYLDGNKARLRKFATLSAYQSQGIGTKLISHILKELNSSDVTTFWCDARASAVGFYQRLGFIVEGELFYKEQVSYYKMSRRI, from the coding sequence TTGACCATTAAATGTATCAGCTGGCAGCAAGCTCTGCCAGTTAGGCACCAAGTACTCTGGCCGACGAAGGCTCCAGATTTTTGCAAAATCGAAGGGGATGAATTGGCGTATTACTATGGTTATTTTGTAAAAAATCAATTGGTTGCTGTAGCATCTATTTATCTCGATGGAAATAAAGCTCGTCTCAGAAAATTTGCGACCTTAAGTGCCTATCAATCACAAGGGATTGGGACGAAGTTGATCTCTCATATTCTTAAGGAACTTAATTCTTCGGATGTAACAACATTTTGGTGCGATGCGAGAGCCAGCGCTGTCGGGTTTTATCAACGACTTGGGTTCATCGTGGAAGGAGAACTCTTTTATAAAGAACAGGTTTCTTATTATAAAATGTCTCGGCGCATTTAA